The Puntigrus tetrazona isolate hp1 chromosome 16, ASM1883169v1, whole genome shotgun sequence genome includes a region encoding these proteins:
- the ago1 gene encoding protein argonaute-1, whose translation MEPGPSGAVPVGPYPPPLQQVFQAPRRPGMGTVGKPIKLLANYFEVEIPKMDVYHYEVDIKPDKCPRRVNREVVEYMVQHFKPQLFGDRKPVYDGKKNIYTVLALPIGSEKVDFEVTIPGEGKDRIFKVSIRWLAKVSWRLLQETLVSGRLQVPLDSVQALDVAMRHLASMRYTPVGRSFFSPPEGYYHPLGGGREVWFGFHQSVRPAMWKMMLNIDVSATAFYKAQPVIEFMCEVLDIRNIDEQPKTLTDSQRVRFTKEIKGLKVEVTHCGQMKRKYRVCNVTRRPASHQTFPLQLESGQTVECTVAQYFKQKYNLQLKYPHLPCLQVGQEQKHTYLPLEVCNIVAGQRCIKKLTDNQTSTMIKATARSAPDRQEEISRLMKNANFNLDPYIQEFGIKVKDDMAEVTGRVLPAPILQYGGRNRAIATPNQGVWDMRGKQFYNGIEIKVWAIACFAPQKQCREEVLKNFTDQLRKISKDAGMPIQGQPCFCKYAQGADSVEPMFRHLKNTYSGLQLIIVILPGKTPVYAEVKRVGDTLLGMATQCVQVKNVVKTSPQTLSNLCLKINVKLGGINNILVPHQRSAVFQQPVIFLGADVTHPPAGDGKKPSITAVVGSMDAHPSRYCATVRVQRPRQEIIEDLSYMVRELLIQFYKSTRFKPTRIIFYRDGVPEGQLPQILHYELLAIRDACIKLEKDYQPGITYIVVQKRHHTRLFCADKSERIGKSGNIPAGTTVDTSITHPFEFDFYLCSHAGIQGTSRPSHYYVLWDDNRFTADELQILTYQLCHTYVRCTRSVSIPAPAYYARLVAFRARYHLVDKEHDSGEGSHVSGQSNGRDPQALAKAVQIHHDTLRTMYFA comes from the exons ATGGAGCCGGGACCGTCAGGCGCCG TGCCCGTCGGGCCGTACCCCCCTCCCCTGCAGCAGGTGTTCCAGGCGCCCCGCAGGCCGGGCATGGGCACCGTCGGCAAACCCATCAAGCTGCTTGCCAACTACTTCGAGGTGGAGATCCCAAAAATGGATGTGTACCACTACGAAGTGGACATTAAACCTGATAAGTGTCCTCGACGGGTCAACAG GGAGGTCGTGGAGTACATGGTCCAACATTTCAAACCCCAGCTCTTCGGGGACCGAAAGCCAGTGTATGATGGGAAGAAGAATATCTACACCGTTTTAGCACTACCTATAGGAAGCGAAAAG GTTGATTTCGAGGTGACCATCCCCGGCGAGGGGAAGGACCGCATCTTTAAAGTGTCCATTCGCTGGCTGGCCAAGGTGTCGTGGCGGCTGCTGCAGGAGACGCTGGTCAGCGGACGTCTGCAGGTCCCGCTGGACTCCGTCCAAGCCCTCGACGTGGCCATGAGACACCTGGCCTCCATGAG GTACACCCCGGTGGGACGCTCCTTCTTTTCCCCTCCTGAAGGCTACTATCATCCTCTGGGCGGAGGCAGAGAGGTCTGGTTCGGCTTCCATCAGTCTGTCCGGCCAGCCATGTGGAAGATGATGCTCAACATCGACG TGTCTGCGACGGCCTTCTACAAAGCTCAGCCTGTCATTGAGTTCATGTGTGAGGTTCTGGACATCCGTAACATCGACGAGCAGCCGAAGACGCTCACCGACTCGCAAAGGGTCCGCTTCACCAAGGAGATCAAAG GTCTGAAGGTGGAGGTCACGCACTGCGGTCAAATGAAGAGAAAGTACCGTGTCTGTAACGTCACACGTCGCCCCGCTAGTCACCAAAC GTTCCCTTTGCAGCTTGAGAGCGGACAGACGGTGGAATGCACCGTGGCTCAATACTTCAAACAGAAGTACAACCTGCAGCTCAAATACCCCCACCTGCCCTGCCTACAGGTGGGCCAGGAGCAGAAACACACCTACCTGCCCCTGGAG GTGTGCAATATCGTAGCAGGGCAGCGGTGCATCAAGAAACTGACAGATAATCAGACCTCCACCATGATCAAAGCCACAGCTCGATCGGCACCAGACAGACAGGAGGAGATCAGCAGACTG atgaagaacgCTAACTTCAACCTGGATCCCTACATTCAAGAGTTTGGAATCAAAGTGAAGGACGACATGGCCGAGGTGACGGGGAGAGTCCTTCCCGCTCCCATCCTGCAGTACGGCGGTCGG AACCGTGCCATCGCCACTCCTAACCAGGGCGTGTGGGACATGAGAGGAAAGCAGTTCTACAACGGCATCGAGATCAAAGTCTGGGCCATCGCTTGCTTCGCGCCGCAGAAACAGTGTCGGGAAGAGGTGCTCAA GAACTTCACGGACCAGCTGCGTAAGATCTCGAAGGACGCTGGGATGCCGATCCAGGGTCAGCCGTGTTTCTGTAAGTACGCACAGGGAGCAGACAGCGTGGAGCCCATGTTCAGACACCTGAAGAACACCTACTCCGGCCTGCAGCTCATCATCGTCATCCTGCCCGGAAAAACACCCGTCTACG CCGAGGTGAAGCGCGTGGGAGACACTCTTCTAGGGATGGCCACTCAGTGCGTTCAGGTGAAGAACGTGGTGAAGACCTCGCCTCAGACGCTCTCCAACCTCTGCCTCAAAATCAACGTCAAACTCGGCGGCATCAACAACATCCTGGTTCCGCATCAACG GTCGGCAGTGTTCCAGCAGCCGGTGATCTTCCTCGGAGCGGATGTCACTCACCCGCCGGCCGGTGATGGGAAGAAGCCGTCTATTACTGCT GTGGTGGGCAGTATGGACGCTCATCCCAGCAGATACTGCGCTACAGTACGAGTACAGCGGCCCAGGCAGGAGATTATCGAAGACCTGTCGTACATGGTGCGAGAGTTACTCATCCAGTTCTACAAGTCCACCCGCTTCAAACCCACCAGAATCATCTTCTACAGGGACGGCGTGCCAGAAGGGCAGTTACCACAA ATCCTGCACTACGAGCTGCTGGCCATCAGAGACGCCTGCATCAAGCTGGAGAAGGACTACCAGCCGGGCATCACCTACATAGTAGTACAGAAGCGCCACCACACGCGCCTTTTCTGCGCCGATAAATCTGAAAGA atCGGGAAGAGTGGGAACATTCCCGCAGGAACTACGGTCGACACCAGCATCACGCATCCGTTCGAGTTTGATTTCTACCTGTGCAGTCACGCAGGTATTCAG GGCACCAGCCGACCCTCACACTACTACGTCCTGTGGGACGACAATCGCTTTACGGCCGACGAGCTGCAGATTCTCACCTACCAGCTGTGCCACACGTACGTGCGCTGCACCCGCTCCGTCTCCATCCCAGCGCCCGCGTACTACGCCAGGCTCGTGGCTTTCCGTGCCCGATACCATCTCGTGGATAAAGAGCATGACAG CGGGGAAGGCAGCCACGTCTCCGGGCAGAGTAACGGCCGGGATCCCCAGGCGCTGGCCAAAGCCGTGCAGATTCACCACGACACCCTGAGGACCATGTACTTTGCCTAA